One segment of Sphingomonas qomolangmaensis DNA contains the following:
- a CDS encoding VOC family protein — MQAGVTGLNHITLAVSDLARSVAFYRDVLGFSVRAIWADGAYLEAGRLWLCLSHDPQTRTSPHPDYTHIAFSVADGDYAALHERLISQCPIWKVDRSEGASTYFLDPDGHKLEVHVGTLETRLSCYRKHADERVQFFDVNAPF, encoded by the coding sequence ATGCAGGCAGGTGTGACGGGACTGAACCACATCACGCTCGCGGTCTCCGACCTCGCGCGGTCGGTGGCATTTTATCGTGACGTTCTGGGCTTTTCGGTGCGGGCGATATGGGCTGATGGTGCCTATCTGGAAGCAGGGCGGCTGTGGCTTTGCCTGTCTCACGACCCGCAGACGCGGACATCGCCGCACCCGGATTACACCCACATTGCCTTCAGCGTGGCCGACGGGGATTACGCAGCGCTGCATGAGCGCCTTATCTCACAATGCCCGATCTGGAAGGTCGATCGGAGCGAAGGCGCCTCAACCTATTTTCTGGATCCCGACGGGCATAAGCTCGAGGTGCATGTAGGAACGCTCGAAACAAGGCTGTCTTGCTATCGCAAGCATGCGGATGAGCGCGTACAGTTCTTTGACGTCAACGCGCCCTTCTGA
- the lpdA gene encoding dihydrolipoyl dehydrogenase: MAEYDFDVLVIGSGPGGYVAAIRAAQLGLRTACVEGRVTLGGTCLNVGCIPSKAMLHASELFAEASHGALAKFGVEIEGVKLNLDQMHAEKAKAVGELTGGIAFLFKKNKVEWIKGYASFEDSSTVKVGDRTITARDIVIATGSSVTPLPGVEIDNDAGIVVDSTGALALPKVPEHLVVIGGGVIGLELGSVWLRLGAKVTVVEYVDQILPGFDEEVRKESAKIFKKQGFEMKTSTKVTGVSVEGGKATVTTEPAAGGEATTIQADAVLVSIGRRPNTDKLGLDKIGLEVNQRGQIEINHDFSTKVDGVWAIGDCVPGLMLAHKAEDEGVAVAENIAGNTGIINHDVIPSVVYTMPEIAGVGLTEEGARKHGEIKVGKFPFAANSRAKTNRDTDGFVKVIADAKTDRVLGVHIISSLAGTMIAQAAQAMEFGATSEDIALTCHAHPTHAEALKEAAMAVQGKPIHI; encoded by the coding sequence ATGGCTGAATACGACTTCGACGTTCTGGTGATCGGCTCGGGCCCCGGCGGCTACGTCGCGGCGATCCGCGCCGCGCAGCTGGGCTTGCGCACCGCATGCGTCGAGGGACGCGTGACGCTCGGCGGCACCTGTCTCAACGTCGGCTGCATTCCTTCGAAGGCAATGCTCCACGCGTCCGAACTGTTCGCCGAAGCCAGCCATGGCGCGCTCGCCAAGTTCGGCGTCGAGATCGAGGGGGTGAAGCTCAACCTCGACCAGATGCACGCCGAAAAGGCCAAGGCGGTCGGCGAGCTGACCGGCGGCATCGCCTTCCTGTTCAAGAAGAACAAGGTCGAGTGGATCAAGGGCTATGCGAGCTTCGAGGATAGCTCGACTGTGAAGGTCGGCGATCGCACGATCACCGCGCGCGACATCGTTATCGCCACCGGCTCGTCGGTCACCCCGCTCCCCGGCGTCGAGATCGACAACGACGCCGGCATCGTCGTCGATTCGACCGGCGCGCTCGCGCTTCCCAAGGTGCCCGAGCATCTGGTGGTGATCGGCGGCGGCGTGATCGGCCTCGAGCTCGGCAGCGTCTGGCTGCGCCTGGGTGCCAAGGTCACCGTGGTCGAATATGTCGACCAGATCCTCCCCGGCTTCGACGAGGAGGTCCGCAAGGAATCGGCCAAGATCTTCAAGAAACAGGGCTTCGAGATGAAGACCTCGACCAAGGTTACCGGCGTTAGCGTCGAGGGTGGCAAGGCGACCGTCACCACCGAACCCGCCGCCGGCGGCGAAGCGACCACGATCCAGGCCGACGCGGTGCTGGTCTCGATCGGCCGCCGCCCCAATACCGACAAGCTCGGGCTCGACAAGATCGGGCTCGAGGTGAACCAGCGCGGCCAGATCGAAATCAACCACGACTTCTCGACCAAGGTCGACGGCGTCTGGGCGATCGGTGATTGCGTTCCCGGGCTGATGCTCGCGCACAAGGCCGAAGACGAAGGGGTCGCGGTGGCCGAGAACATCGCGGGCAACACCGGCATCATCAACCACGACGTCATCCCCAGCGTGGTCTACACCATGCCCGAGATTGCCGGCGTCGGCCTGACCGAGGAAGGCGCGCGCAAGCATGGCGAGATCAAGGTCGGCAAATTCCCCTTCGCCGCCAACAGCCGCGCCAAGACCAACCGCGACACCGACGGTTTCGTGAAGGTGATCGCCGATGCCAAGACCGATCGCGTGCTCGGCGTCCACATCATCTCCTCGCTCGCGGGCACGATGATCGCGCAGGCGGCGCAGGCGATGGAATTCGGCGCCACCTCCGAAGACATCGCGCTCACCTGCCACGCGCATCCCACGCATGCCGAAGCGCTCAAGGAAGCCGCGATGGCGGTACAGGGCAAGCCGATCCACATCTGA
- the odhB gene encoding 2-oxoglutarate dehydrogenase complex dihydrolipoyllysine-residue succinyltransferase, protein MATEILVPTLGESITEATLGEWLKQPGDAVAADEPVASLETDKVSVEVNAPAAGVMGAHSVNAGDTVNVGAVIGSIDAGDGAAAAPKAAAPAAPAPAAAPQPEAAPAPAAPAEAPARLDAAALSPSVRRAILEHGVDPATVKGSGKDGRITREDVTAAASGKAAAPAPAPAAAPAPVAAPATAGGERSQERVRMTRLRQTIAKRLKEAQDTAALLTTFNDVDMTAVIEARTKYKELFEKKHGVKLGFMGFFVKAACMALKDVPSVNGQIDGDEIVYHDYADISVAVSAPQGLVVPVIRDADKMSVAQVEKTIGDFGKRAKDGTLKMDEMKGGTFTISNGGVFGSLMSTPIINPPQSAVLGLHRIEDRPVVRDGQVVVRPMMYLALSYDHRLIDGREAVTFLVALKNAIEDPTRILIDL, encoded by the coding sequence ATGGCTACCGAAATCCTCGTGCCGACCTTGGGTGAATCGATCACCGAAGCGACCCTGGGCGAATGGCTCAAGCAGCCCGGCGACGCCGTCGCCGCCGATGAGCCCGTCGCCAGCCTCGAAACCGACAAGGTCTCGGTCGAGGTGAACGCACCCGCCGCCGGGGTGATGGGCGCGCACAGCGTCAATGCCGGCGACACGGTGAACGTCGGCGCGGTGATCGGCTCGATCGATGCCGGCGACGGCGCCGCTGCGGCACCAAAGGCTGCCGCACCCGCCGCACCCGCACCGGCTGCGGCTCCCCAGCCGGAAGCCGCGCCTGCGCCTGCTGCGCCGGCCGAAGCACCCGCCCGGCTCGACGCCGCCGCGCTGTCACCGTCGGTTCGCCGCGCGATCCTCGAACATGGTGTCGACCCTGCGACGGTGAAGGGTTCGGGCAAGGACGGTCGCATCACCCGCGAGGACGTTACCGCCGCCGCATCGGGCAAGGCCGCAGCGCCTGCCCCGGCCCCCGCCGCAGCCCCCGCGCCTGTTGCCGCCCCCGCCACCGCCGGTGGCGAGCGTTCACAGGAGCGCGTCCGGATGACCCGCCTGCGCCAGACGATCGCCAAGCGGTTGAAGGAAGCGCAGGACACCGCCGCGCTGCTCACCACCTTCAACGATGTCGACATGACCGCGGTCATCGAAGCGCGCACGAAGTATAAGGAGCTGTTCGAGAAGAAGCATGGCGTGAAGCTCGGCTTCATGGGCTTCTTCGTGAAGGCCGCCTGCATGGCGCTCAAGGACGTGCCCAGCGTCAACGGCCAGATCGACGGCGACGAGATCGTCTATCACGATTATGCCGACATCTCGGTCGCGGTCTCGGCACCGCAGGGCCTCGTCGTTCCCGTCATCCGCGACGCCGACAAGATGAGCGTCGCGCAGGTCGAAAAGACGATCGGCGATTTCGGCAAGCGCGCCAAGGACGGCACGCTCAAGATGGACGAGATGAAGGGCGGTACCTTCACCATCTCGAACGGCGGGGTGTTCGGTTCGCTGATGTCGACCCCGATCATCAACCCGCCGCAGTCGGCGGTGCTCGGCCTCCACCGCATCGAGGATCGCCCCGTCGTCCGCGACGGCCAGGTGGTGGTGCGTCCGATGATGTATCTTGCGCTCAGCTACGATCACCGCCTGATCGACGGCCGCGAAGCGGTGACCTTCCTCGTCGCGCTCAAGAACGCGATCGAAGACCCGACGCGCATCCTGATCGACCTGTGA
- a CDS encoding GIY-YIG nuclease family protein, translated as MCTSWPIIGAGRPSLGVASNLVQRAFQHRNRLIVGHSDDKDCILLVWYEYHDDLQNARAHEYRMKKWKRAWKLRLIEEKNADWRDLFDDIA; from the coding sequence ATGTGTACCTCATGGCCAATCATCGGCGCGGGCAGACCTAGTCTGGGGGTCGCCAGCAATCTGGTCCAGCGCGCGTTCCAGCATCGTAATCGACTTATTGTCGGACATTCGGACGACAAGGATTGCATACTGCTGGTCTGGTACGAATATCACGATGACCTCCAGAACGCGCGTGCCCACGAATATCGCATGAAAAAGTGGAAACGCGCGTGGAAGCTGCGGTTGATCGAAGAGAAGAATGCCGACTGGCGCGACCTTTTCGACGACATCGCATAA
- a CDS encoding cupin domain-containing protein, with translation MPKLTLDAFPLTSATGYPPEYAGPVRDRWYRRLGPASGLSQFGVSHVTLKPGACSSQRHWHEGEDEFLVILSGEAILIDDAGEQVMRPGDCASFPAGEANGHMLQNRAPFDCVFVAVGGPGDTDCHYPDIDMHLAAGQGFRHKDGSSF, from the coding sequence ATGCCCAAACTCACCCTCGATGCCTTTCCGCTCACCAGCGCGACTGGCTACCCGCCCGAATATGCCGGCCCGGTGCGTGACCGGTGGTATCGGCGGCTAGGCCCTGCCAGCGGACTATCGCAATTCGGGGTCAGCCATGTGACCCTGAAGCCCGGCGCGTGCTCGTCACAGCGGCATTGGCACGAGGGCGAGGACGAATTTCTGGTGATCCTGAGCGGCGAAGCGATCCTGATTGACGATGCCGGCGAGCAGGTGATGCGCCCGGGCGATTGCGCTTCGTTCCCGGCGGGGGAGGCGAACGGCCATATGCTGCAGAACCGCGCGCCATTCGATTGCGTGTTCGTTGCGGTTGGCGGGCCGGGCGACACCGATTGCCATTATCCCGACATCGATATGCATCTGGCGGCCGGGCAGGGGTTTCGGCACAAAGACGGATCATCATTTTAG
- a CDS encoding trimeric intracellular cation channel family protein, with translation MPPALPIAPLLPLLDWFAIATFAASGAIAAARAQQTFVTAAFFALITGVGGGTVRDLLIGAPVFWVHDPLLATICLGAALLVWMTPERWWRGNTLDWLDAVGLAAYAVFGAAKAFRLGVPPVPAILMGVITACVGGIIRDVLAGEPSILMRPELYVTAAALAAGLYVGIVALGAPSIVASGVAVTAGFALRAAAIYFRLALPSYRGKR, from the coding sequence ATGCCCCCCGCCCTTCCCATTGCTCCGCTCCTCCCGCTGCTCGACTGGTTCGCGATCGCCACTTTCGCGGCATCGGGCGCGATCGCCGCGGCGCGTGCGCAGCAGACCTTCGTAACCGCGGCGTTCTTCGCGCTCATCACCGGGGTCGGCGGCGGAACGGTGCGCGATCTGTTGATCGGCGCGCCGGTATTCTGGGTGCATGATCCGCTGCTCGCGACGATCTGCCTCGGCGCGGCGTTGCTGGTGTGGATGACGCCCGAGCGCTGGTGGCGCGGCAACACGCTCGACTGGCTCGATGCGGTGGGACTCGCCGCCTATGCGGTGTTCGGCGCGGCCAAGGCGTTCCGGCTTGGCGTGCCGCCGGTCCCGGCGATCCTGATGGGGGTGATCACTGCGTGCGTAGGCGGCATCATCCGCGACGTGCTGGCGGGCGAACCGTCGATCCTGATGCGACCCGAGTTGTATGTCACCGCCGCCGCGCTGGCCGCGGGGCTGTATGTCGGGATCGTCGCGCTCGGTGCCCCCAGTATCGTCGCATCGGGGGTTGCGGTTACCGCGGGCTTCGCGCTCCGGGCAGCCGCAATCTATTTCCGCCTGGCGCTGCCCTCGTATCGCGGCAAACGCTGA